The following proteins are co-located in the Rhodococcus opacus B4 genome:
- a CDS encoding thiamine pyrophosphate-binding protein, with protein MAKLTGGQVVAQVLKQYGVEYVTGIPGHGIWSLTDAFLEKGSEIPFIQVYHEQSATHLADGYYRVSGKPMAAVASIGAGAANTVLGLATAYSDSTSLLCITGGPPTHMRGRGLLQELERHTDNGFPQVTDAVSKRSWVATRVEELPFIMHRAFSTMLTGRPGPAHIEVPMDVQAEAADVNLHDLARRLPVGLQQPDPLAIDKAVSVLRDSRRPVIVVGGGAITSDSADEVLALAEAWQIPVVTTWNGKGAFPEDHALFAGSVGQTGTIVGNAVASRADVVLSIGCRFTDWSSSSYAQGVTFSIPPAKLIHIDIDPHEIGKNYPAEVGIVADAKPTVAAIVSSLPRSSADRSEYLAELEQLKAEWEAKLAGRRDSDRFPFTSQRPLGGLRSVMERDGIIVAGSGNTQGAVKQTFPVYHPRTHLTSGGFSSMGWAVPAAIGAKLAAPERQVACVVGDGDFLMTSQEIGVCVQHDIPVVFVVQDNAGFMSIRGGQRKQTSRHIGTEFNRPDGTPYSPDFKALGQSFGLESFRVDDPADLEATYRKAFDAKAPALIEIPTDRDAAGPWVPGWWDFPVPAYIEDERQDEYWATRAKEQHL; from the coding sequence ATGGCGAAATTGACCGGCGGGCAGGTGGTCGCCCAGGTTCTGAAGCAGTACGGCGTCGAGTACGTCACCGGCATTCCCGGCCACGGAATCTGGTCGCTCACCGATGCGTTCCTGGAGAAGGGATCCGAGATCCCGTTCATCCAGGTCTACCACGAGCAGAGCGCCACTCACCTCGCGGACGGGTACTACCGGGTGTCCGGTAAGCCGATGGCGGCGGTGGCGTCGATCGGGGCGGGTGCGGCGAACACCGTGCTCGGTCTCGCGACCGCGTACAGCGACTCGACGAGTCTGCTGTGCATCACGGGCGGGCCGCCCACGCACATGCGCGGACGCGGTCTGCTGCAGGAACTCGAACGGCACACCGACAACGGCTTCCCGCAGGTCACGGATGCGGTGTCGAAGCGCAGCTGGGTCGCCACCCGCGTGGAGGAGCTGCCGTTCATCATGCACCGCGCGTTCAGCACCATGCTGACCGGTCGCCCGGGCCCCGCGCACATAGAGGTACCGATGGACGTGCAGGCCGAGGCAGCCGACGTCAATCTCCACGACCTCGCACGACGGTTGCCGGTCGGACTCCAGCAGCCCGACCCGCTGGCGATCGACAAGGCCGTCTCCGTGCTCCGCGACTCCCGCAGGCCGGTGATCGTCGTCGGCGGCGGCGCCATCACGTCCGACTCGGCCGACGAGGTGCTCGCCCTCGCCGAGGCGTGGCAGATCCCCGTGGTCACGACCTGGAACGGCAAGGGCGCGTTCCCCGAGGATCACGCCCTGTTCGCCGGGAGTGTCGGGCAGACCGGAACGATCGTGGGCAACGCCGTCGCGTCCCGCGCCGACGTGGTGCTCTCGATCGGCTGCCGCTTCACGGACTGGTCGTCGTCGAGTTACGCACAGGGCGTGACGTTCTCGATCCCGCCGGCGAAACTGATCCACATCGACATCGACCCGCACGAGATCGGCAAGAACTACCCGGCGGAGGTCGGGATCGTCGCCGACGCCAAGCCGACCGTCGCCGCCATCGTCAGCTCGCTCCCCCGTAGCAGCGCCGACCGCTCCGAATACCTCGCCGAACTCGAGCAGCTGAAGGCGGAGTGGGAGGCCAAGCTCGCCGGCCGTCGCGACTCCGACCGGTTCCCGTTCACCTCGCAACGCCCCCTCGGCGGTCTGCGGTCGGTGATGGAACGGGACGGCATCATCGTCGCCGGTTCCGGCAACACCCAGGGCGCCGTGAAGCAGACGTTTCCGGTGTATCACCCGCGCACCCACCTGACCTCGGGCGGATTCTCGTCGATGGGCTGGGCAGTGCCCGCCGCGATCGGCGCCAAGCTCGCCGCCCCCGAGCGGCAGGTGGCGTGTGTCGTCGGTGACGGCGATTTCCTCATGACGTCGCAAGAGATCGGCGTCTGCGTGCAGCACGACATTCCGGTGGTCTTCGTGGTTCAGGACAACGCGGGCTTCATGTCCATCCGCGGCGGACAGCGCAAGCAGACCAGCCGGCACATCGGCACCGAGTTCAACCGCCCCGACGGCACCCCGTACAGCCCCGATTTCAAGGCCCTCGGCCAGTCCTTCGGCCTCGAATCGTTCCGGGTGGACGACCCGGCCGACCTCGAGGCCACCTACCGGAAGGCCTTCGACGCGAAAGCACCTGCGCTGATCGAGATCCCGACCGATCGCGACGCGGCGGGACCGTGGGTTCCCGGTTGGTGGGACTTCCCCGTTCCCGCGTACATCGAGGACGAGCGTCAGGACGAGTACTGGGCCACCCGAGCCAAGGAACAGCACCTGTGA
- a CDS encoding ThuA domain-containing protein has translation MTKVLYLYGGWPGHHPYDIAAWARELFSELNYQVEESQDIFTLDRDLTGYDLIVLGWNNALTTEDLSDSQEKNLLDAVAAGTGVAAWHGAAAAFRASLKYHFLLGGDFVEHPAGEAFPQPYKVSISDREHEVTAGVEDFAVASEQYYMHVDPNNHVLAETEFTGEHLPWLEGLRSPVAWVRQWGAGRVFYHSIGHTPADLSEPNVRRLTKQGLRYAARVAH, from the coding sequence ATGACCAAGGTCCTCTACCTCTACGGCGGCTGGCCCGGCCACCATCCGTACGACATCGCCGCCTGGGCACGCGAACTGTTTTCCGAGCTGAACTACCAGGTCGAGGAGTCCCAGGACATCTTCACCCTCGACCGCGACCTGACCGGATACGACCTGATCGTGCTCGGCTGGAACAACGCCCTCACCACCGAAGACCTCAGCGATTCGCAGGAGAAGAATCTGCTCGACGCCGTCGCGGCCGGAACCGGGGTCGCGGCGTGGCACGGTGCCGCCGCCGCGTTCCGGGCAAGCCTGAAGTACCACTTCCTCCTCGGCGGCGACTTCGTCGAACACCCTGCAGGCGAGGCGTTCCCGCAGCCGTACAAGGTGAGCATCAGCGACCGCGAGCACGAGGTGACCGCGGGTGTCGAGGATTTCGCCGTGGCGTCCGAGCAGTACTACATGCACGTCGATCCGAACAACCACGTGCTCGCGGAAACGGAGTTCACCGGCGAGCATCTGCCCTGGCTGGAGGGGCTGCGCAGCCCGGTGGCGTGGGTGCGGCAGTGGGGCGCCGGGCGGGTGTTCTACCACTCGATCGGCCACACGCCGGCCGACTTGTCGGAGCCGAACGTGCGCCGACTGACCAAGCAGGGATTGCGCTACGCCGCCCGCGTCGCGCACTGA
- a CDS encoding LacI family DNA-binding transcriptional regulator, protein MVTMKDVAKAAGVSVATVSYAFSKSSKVSATQRERIYSVAADLGYAGPNIAGSSLRSGRIGAVGVIVPDSPVQALEDPSVTLLMKGIAEIGNSADIALTLFPASRGGSPDSPPNSLVLRGLVDGVVIHNVPDGHPLVEAIIARGVPAVVVDSPRSAGLPFVAIDDRNGAYLQMDHILKLGHRRIGVIVDKLDQHTDCRMATLDDVGAATERNARERLAGYFDAARDHHLAPEELSIVVAGNIDRAAGAEATRILLGSALPTALVATSDVHAVAAWEVLRERGLSVPGDLSVIGFDDAPVAELLGLSTIHQPIVEKGRAAATILLDRLGGGTRTRSLMKTSLVVRASTAPPCESSTAPPRE, encoded by the coding sequence TTGGTCACGATGAAGGATGTCGCCAAAGCTGCCGGAGTGTCGGTCGCCACCGTTTCCTACGCCTTCAGTAAATCGTCGAAGGTCTCTGCGACACAACGGGAACGCATCTATTCCGTCGCCGCGGACCTCGGCTATGCCGGGCCGAACATCGCCGGGAGCAGCCTGCGGTCGGGGCGGATCGGCGCGGTCGGCGTGATAGTGCCCGACTCCCCGGTGCAGGCCCTCGAGGATCCGTCGGTGACGCTGCTGATGAAGGGCATCGCGGAGATCGGGAACTCGGCCGACATCGCCCTCACCCTGTTCCCGGCCTCACGCGGCGGCTCCCCGGATTCCCCGCCGAACTCGCTAGTTCTGCGCGGACTCGTCGACGGCGTGGTCATCCACAACGTCCCCGACGGTCACCCTCTCGTCGAGGCGATCATCGCGCGCGGCGTTCCGGCCGTCGTGGTCGATTCGCCGAGAAGTGCGGGACTGCCGTTCGTGGCCATCGACGACCGGAACGGCGCCTACCTGCAGATGGACCACATCCTGAAGCTGGGTCACCGGCGCATCGGGGTCATCGTCGACAAACTTGACCAGCACACCGACTGCCGGATGGCCACGCTGGACGACGTCGGCGCGGCGACCGAACGCAACGCACGCGAACGCCTCGCCGGCTACTTCGACGCGGCCCGCGATCACCACCTCGCCCCCGAGGAGCTGTCCATCGTCGTGGCGGGGAACATCGATCGGGCCGCCGGTGCGGAGGCTACCCGGATCCTGCTCGGCTCCGCTCTGCCGACCGCCCTCGTGGCGACCTCCGACGTGCACGCCGTGGCGGCGTGGGAGGTGCTGCGCGAGCGCGGCCTCTCGGTACCCGGCGACCTGTCCGTCATCGGGTTCGACGACGCGCCGGTCGCGGAACTGCTCGGTCTCAGCACGATTCATCAGCCGATCGTCGAGAAGGGCCGCGCTGCGGCCACGATCCTGCTCGATCGGCTGGGCGGCGGCACCCGCACACGGTCGTTGATGAAGACGTCGCTCGTCGTCCGTGCCAGCACCGCGCCTCCCTGCGAATCCAGCACCGCCCCGCCGCGCGAATGA